One Mycobacteroides abscessus ATCC 19977 genomic window carries:
- a CDS encoding DUF1906 domain-containing protein has protein sequence MVPISRRDVLKYAAAIPAAALAGAVSAAAPRANAASLGTLIDYAGGVPTPESIKAAGHLGAIRYVSDPRSPGLSAGKPIKLAEARDLYRAGLKIVSNYQYGKQDTADWLGGHDAGIKHAQRGWQLHIAAGGSYNVPIYVSIDDNPTPEQYKNQVAPYLKAWETVLGHQRTGLYGNSKTIDWALQDGLCSYFWQHNWGSPKGFVHPEAHLHQFEIDKRQVGGIGVDLNDILKPNFGQWV, from the coding sequence GTGGTTCCCATATCCCGTCGGGATGTCCTCAAATATGCCGCTGCCATACCGGCGGCGGCGCTCGCGGGTGCGGTGTCGGCGGCAGCGCCACGTGCGAACGCGGCGTCGTTGGGAACTCTCATCGACTATGCCGGCGGTGTCCCCACCCCCGAGTCGATCAAGGCCGCCGGGCACCTGGGCGCTATTCGGTACGTATCGGATCCGCGCAGTCCGGGGCTGTCGGCAGGCAAACCCATCAAGCTTGCCGAGGCACGCGACTTGTACCGAGCCGGTCTGAAGATCGTGTCCAACTACCAGTACGGCAAGCAGGACACCGCTGACTGGCTCGGTGGCCACGATGCGGGCATCAAGCATGCGCAGCGGGGCTGGCAATTGCATATCGCTGCCGGTGGTTCCTACAACGTGCCCATCTATGTCTCAATCGACGACAACCCCACGCCCGAGCAATACAAGAACCAGGTCGCACCGTATTTGAAGGCGTGGGAGACGGTGCTGGGACACCAGCGCACGGGCCTATACGGGAACTCCAAGACCATCGACTGGGCTCTGCAGGATGGGCTGTGCTCGTATTTCTGGCAACACAACTGGGGGAGTCCCAAGGGCTTCGTGCATCCCGAGGCACATCTACATCAGTTCGAGATCGACAAGCGTCAGGTCGGTGGAATCGGCGTCGATCTCAATGACATCCTGAAGCCCAATTTCGGGCAGTGGGTTTAG
- a CDS encoding holo-ACP synthase produces MIVGIGIDLVTISEFGEQLASPGTAFGSAFTPGERRDAASKTGGEARYLAARWAAKEAVIKAWSGSRYSQRPVLPENIHRDIEVVTDTWGRPRIRLSGAIGEYLADMTMHVTLTHDGDTAAAFVVLEQEGQPSST; encoded by the coding sequence GTGATTGTCGGTATCGGGATCGACCTAGTGACCATCTCCGAGTTCGGAGAGCAACTAGCCAGTCCCGGAACGGCTTTCGGGTCCGCGTTCACGCCGGGGGAGCGGCGTGACGCGGCCTCGAAGACCGGAGGCGAGGCGCGGTACCTGGCGGCCCGCTGGGCGGCCAAGGAGGCCGTCATCAAAGCGTGGTCCGGGTCGCGGTATTCGCAACGGCCGGTGCTGCCGGAGAACATTCACCGGGACATCGAGGTCGTCACGGATACGTGGGGCCGCCCACGTATCCGGCTGTCAGGTGCGATCGGCGAGTACCTGGCGGACATGACCATGCACGTCACGTTGACACACGACGGAGACACCGCGGCCGCTTTCGTCGTGCTGGAGCAGGAAGGCCAGCCTTCCTCCACCTGA
- a CDS encoding type I polyketide synthase translates to MTINEYDKVTSSEDPDANGAVDPGPSAGPALIDRLESGEPYAVAFGGQGSDWLESLADLAASAGIESELATLAGEAELRLEPVAKELVVVRPVGFSPLTWVRALTAEEPVPAAAQLTSAAVSMPGVLLAQLAAVRALKIQGLDLAQLPPVAVIGHSQGVLAVEALKAHGARDVELLAIAQLVGAAATLVARRRGIVVRGNRTPMVSVTNVDPERMKALLDEFAQDVRTVQPPALSIRNGRRSVVITGTPEQLSRFELYCEQIAEREAAERKDKVRGGAIFSPVFDPVDVEVGFHTPRLADGVEIAGRWAAAAGLDVELTKSLTEAILVTPVDWVNEVNHVADAGARWILDLGPGDLLTRLTAPVIRGLGIGIVPTATRGGQRNLFMHGAVPEVARAWTSFAPTVVSLPDGSVKLSTKFTRLTGRSPILLAGMTPTTVDAKIVAAAANAGHWSELAGGGQVTEEIFSKRIEELTGLLEPGRQIQFNSLFLDPYLWKLQVGSKRLVQKARQAGAPIDGVVVTAGIPELEEAVALIDELTEIGFSHIVFKPGTVEQIRSVVRIAAEVPTRPIIMHVEGGRAGGHHSWEDLDDLLLTTYSELRSRSNITVCVGGGIGTPEQAAEYLSGRWALKFGFPLMPVDGILVGTAAMATLEATTSPSVKQMLVQTQGTPEWVPAGKAQGGMASGRSQLGADIHEIDNAASRCGRLLDDVAGDADAVAKRRDEIIAAMELTAKQYFGDVAEMSYAQWLNRYVELSIGDGDSTADTAVAHSPWLDITWRDRFEQMLKRAEARLHPKDFGPVETLFADDTLLERPAEAIAALLQRYPDAESVKLHPADVPFFVALCKTLGKPVNFVPVIDKDVRRWWRSDSLWQAHDARYTAEQVCIIPGTAAVAGITRVDEPVGELLNRFEQAAVDEVVAAGVEPLPVRSRLRRRWDVEGPLATVLDAPDVLWSGRIAVNPVHRIAPDGAWQVFEDRTASHPSTGARLEVIGAAGSATSSEADGIVRLSVPLSGTWVDIDLTLPTTTRDGGTPVVTTEAASAAMRTVLAVAGGADTPEGLPPVENGIARVVAHWDPERVADHTGVTAVLPAPLAPGSSVVPDALVGLCWPAVFAAIGDAKTTDGTGVIEGLLSLVHLDHAAHLMADLPAESAELTVTATASAAIDTEVGRVVPVDVTVAAADGAVLATLQERFAILGRNGAAELTDPVRAGGALSEHEVDTTRRRRRDVKIFAPTDMSAFAVVSGDHNPIHTDKSAALLAGLGSPIVHGMWLSAAAQHVVTSADASSTPPRTLIGWTSRFLGMVQPGDEVDIRVDRVGIDSGAEVVEVQAKVGADLVMSATARLAAPKTVYAFPGQGIQHKGMGMDVRSRSKAARKVWDKADKFTRDRLGFSVLHVVKDNPTSLIAGGVHYQHPEGVLYLTQFTQVAMATVAAAQIAEMKESGSFVEDAITCGHSVGEYTALATVSGVIELEGLLEVVFHRGSAMHDIVPRDELGRSNYRLAAIRPSQIGLDDADVDAFVAEIAERSGEFLQIVNFNLRGSQYAIAGTVRGLELLEAEVERRREEFGGRRSFILVPGIDVPFHSKVLRVGVAEFRRSLERVLPMDGDPNLIIGKYIPNLVPKPFTLDREFIQEIRDLVPAEPLDEVLANYDTWRNEKPVLLCRKVLIELLAWQFASPVRWIETQDLLFTEEAAGGLGVERFVEVGVKSAPTVTGLANNTLKLPEYSHSSIEVLNVERDHAVLFGTDSDPEPEPEIEEPVESTAAASGSVEAAPAPAAAPAAPSGGPRPDDLGFDASDATLALIALSTKMRIDQIEPVDSIESLTDGASSRRNQLLVDLGSELNLSAIDGAAEADLSGLRVQVTKLARTYKPFGPVLSDSINDQLKTVFGPSGKRPTAIAERVTKTWELGPGWVKHVTVELALGTREGTSVRGGDLGGLAPSTLADGNAVDTAIDAAVAAVAGRHGVGVTLPSAGGGGGATVDAAALSEFTDQITGRDGVLASAARLVLDQLGLSAPVAVPDGATDTELVELVSAELGSDWPRLVAPTFDGKKAVVFDDRWASAREDLARLWITEESEIDGQWESLGLQFEGAGHAVATQANWWQGKSLAQGRNVHASLYGRIAAGAESPEQGKWGSEVAVVTGASKGSIAASVVAALLSGGATVIATTSRLDEDRLAFYRNLYRESARFGAKLWVVPANMASYADIDALVQWVGTEQSESLGPMSIHLKDAQTPTLLFPFAAPKVVGDLSEAGSRAEMEMKVLLWAVQRLIGGLSAIGAERDIASRLHVVLPGSPNRGMFGGDGAYGESKAALDALVTRWKAESSWASRVSLAHALIGWTRGTGLMGHNDAIVTAVEEAGVTTYSTADMASMLLALCTPEARVQAAQAPVEKDLTGGLAEVQLDMAELAAKAREDLESRAAKSNEIDDEDDPNVIAALPSPPRGYTSTLPPEWADLDVDPADLVVIVGGGELGPLGSSRTRYEMEVDDELSAAGVLELAWTTGLVKWENDPEAGWYDTETGELVPEAELVERYHDKVVANIGVREFVDDGAIDPDHASPLLVSVFLDKDFTFTVSTEAEAREFVKWDPEHTVIQPLADGSDWQVTRKSGTEVRVPRKTKLSRTVGAQIPTGFDPTVWGITPDMVSSIDRVALWNMVATVDAFLSAGFTPTELMRWVHPSQVANTQGTGMGGMTSMQTMYHGNLLGRNKPNDILQEVLPNVVAAHVVQSYVGSYGAMIHPVAACATAAVSVEEGVDKIRLGKAQLALAGGFDDLTLEAIIGFGDMAATADTEMMRAKGIADKRFSRANDRRRLGFVEAQGGGSVLLARGDLALKMGLPVLAVVAYAQSFGDGVHTSIPAPGLGALAAGRGGKDSDLARALNKLGVTADDIAVISKHDTSTLANDPNETELHERLAASLGRSDGAPLFIISQKNLTGHAKGGAAVFQMLGLCQVLRDGVIPPNRSLDCVDDELSTSQHFVWLRESLPLKEKLPLKAGLVTSLGFGHVSGLVALVHPQAFIASLRPEDRADYETRSRERVLAGQRRLASAMAGGRPMYERPDGRRFDHDHDESEKRQEASMLLDPGARLSEDEVYHR, encoded by the coding sequence GTGACGATCAATGAATACGACAAGGTGACCAGCTCTGAGGACCCCGACGCCAACGGTGCGGTCGATCCGGGTCCCAGCGCGGGTCCCGCGCTGATCGATCGTCTGGAGTCCGGTGAGCCGTATGCGGTGGCATTCGGCGGGCAGGGCAGCGACTGGTTGGAGTCGCTCGCTGACCTGGCCGCCTCGGCCGGCATCGAATCGGAGCTGGCCACCCTGGCTGGTGAGGCCGAGCTGCGCCTGGAGCCTGTCGCCAAGGAACTCGTCGTGGTGCGTCCCGTCGGTTTCTCACCGCTCACCTGGGTACGTGCGTTGACCGCCGAAGAGCCCGTGCCCGCCGCCGCGCAGCTCACCTCTGCTGCGGTCTCCATGCCCGGTGTGCTGCTGGCGCAGTTGGCCGCGGTTCGCGCGTTGAAGATCCAGGGGCTGGATCTGGCTCAGCTGCCCCCGGTGGCGGTCATCGGCCATTCGCAGGGAGTATTGGCCGTCGAGGCGCTCAAGGCCCATGGCGCCCGCGATGTCGAGCTGCTGGCCATCGCCCAGCTGGTGGGTGCGGCGGCCACGCTCGTCGCGCGCCGGCGCGGCATCGTGGTGCGCGGTAACCGCACCCCCATGGTGTCGGTGACCAACGTCGACCCCGAACGCATGAAGGCGTTGCTCGACGAGTTCGCCCAGGACGTGCGCACGGTTCAGCCGCCCGCGCTGTCCATCCGTAACGGCCGCCGTTCCGTGGTGATCACCGGCACTCCCGAGCAGTTGTCACGATTCGAGCTGTACTGCGAGCAGATCGCCGAGCGGGAAGCCGCCGAGCGCAAGGACAAGGTGCGCGGTGGCGCTATCTTCAGCCCGGTGTTCGACCCGGTCGACGTCGAGGTGGGCTTCCACACGCCGCGTCTGGCCGACGGTGTCGAGATCGCCGGCCGCTGGGCGGCTGCGGCGGGTCTGGACGTCGAGCTGACCAAGTCTTTGACCGAGGCCATCCTCGTCACTCCCGTCGACTGGGTAAATGAGGTGAACCATGTCGCCGACGCCGGCGCGCGCTGGATCCTTGATCTAGGTCCCGGCGACCTGCTCACCCGGCTGACCGCCCCCGTCATCCGCGGCCTGGGAATCGGGATCGTGCCGACCGCCACCCGTGGCGGACAGCGGAACCTCTTCATGCACGGCGCGGTTCCCGAGGTGGCCCGGGCGTGGACCTCTTTCGCGCCCACAGTGGTGTCGCTGCCGGACGGCTCGGTCAAGCTGTCCACCAAGTTCACCCGCCTCACCGGACGTTCGCCGATCCTTTTGGCGGGCATGACGCCGACCACCGTGGACGCCAAGATCGTTGCGGCTGCGGCGAATGCGGGCCACTGGTCCGAGCTCGCCGGTGGTGGGCAGGTCACCGAGGAGATCTTCAGTAAGCGCATCGAGGAACTGACCGGGCTGCTGGAGCCGGGTCGTCAGATCCAGTTCAACTCGCTGTTCCTCGACCCCTACCTGTGGAAGCTGCAGGTGGGTTCGAAGCGCCTGGTGCAGAAGGCCCGTCAGGCCGGGGCGCCGATCGACGGTGTCGTCGTCACCGCCGGTATCCCGGAGCTGGAAGAGGCCGTCGCGCTTATCGATGAGCTCACCGAAATCGGGTTCAGCCACATCGTGTTCAAGCCGGGCACCGTCGAGCAGATCCGCTCGGTGGTGCGTATCGCGGCTGAGGTTCCGACCCGGCCGATCATCATGCACGTCGAGGGCGGTCGCGCGGGTGGTCACCACTCGTGGGAAGACCTCGACGACCTACTGCTGACCACCTACTCGGAGCTGCGTTCGCGCTCCAACATCACCGTGTGTGTGGGCGGGGGCATCGGCACGCCCGAGCAGGCCGCCGAATACCTCAGTGGCCGTTGGGCACTGAAATTCGGCTTCCCGCTGATGCCGGTCGACGGCATTCTGGTCGGCACCGCGGCCATGGCCACCCTGGAAGCCACCACGTCGCCGTCGGTCAAGCAGATGCTGGTGCAGACCCAGGGCACTCCGGAATGGGTGCCTGCCGGAAAGGCGCAGGGCGGCATGGCCTCCGGGCGCAGCCAGCTGGGCGCGGATATTCACGAGATCGATAACGCGGCATCGCGTTGCGGTCGTCTGCTCGACGATGTCGCCGGTGACGCCGACGCGGTGGCCAAGCGCCGCGACGAGATCATCGCCGCGATGGAGTTGACCGCCAAGCAGTACTTCGGTGATGTCGCCGAAATGAGCTACGCCCAGTGGCTCAACCGCTACGTGGAGCTGTCCATCGGTGACGGTGACAGCACCGCGGACACCGCCGTCGCCCACTCGCCGTGGCTGGACATCACCTGGCGTGATCGCTTCGAGCAGATGCTCAAGCGTGCCGAGGCTCGCTTGCACCCCAAGGATTTTGGTCCTGTCGAGACCCTGTTCGCCGACGACACGCTTTTGGAGCGCCCGGCGGAGGCGATTGCTGCCCTGCTGCAGCGCTACCCGGACGCCGAGTCCGTCAAGCTGCACCCGGCGGATGTGCCCTTCTTTGTCGCGCTGTGCAAGACGCTGGGTAAGCCGGTCAACTTCGTGCCCGTCATCGACAAGGATGTGCGCCGTTGGTGGCGCAGCGACTCGTTGTGGCAGGCGCACGATGCCCGCTACACCGCCGAGCAGGTATGCATCATCCCGGGCACCGCTGCGGTGGCCGGCATCACCCGGGTCGACGAGCCCGTGGGCGAGCTGCTGAACCGATTCGAGCAGGCCGCCGTCGATGAGGTCGTGGCCGCAGGAGTGGAGCCGCTGCCGGTTCGTTCGCGGCTACGCCGCCGCTGGGACGTCGAGGGCCCGTTGGCTACCGTCTTGGACGCGCCAGATGTGTTGTGGTCCGGACGCATTGCCGTCAACCCGGTACACCGGATTGCCCCGGATGGAGCCTGGCAGGTCTTCGAGGATCGCACCGCCTCGCACCCGTCGACCGGCGCGCGCCTGGAGGTCATCGGAGCCGCGGGGTCGGCGACATCATCAGAGGCCGACGGCATCGTCAGATTGAGCGTGCCGCTGTCCGGAACATGGGTCGACATCGATCTGACGCTGCCCACCACCACTCGCGACGGCGGCACCCCGGTGGTGACCACCGAAGCCGCATCCGCCGCCATGCGGACCGTGCTCGCGGTGGCCGGGGGCGCCGATACTCCTGAAGGCCTTCCGCCGGTGGAGAATGGCATCGCACGCGTTGTCGCGCACTGGGATCCGGAACGCGTCGCAGACCACACCGGCGTCACCGCGGTGCTTCCGGCACCGCTGGCTCCCGGATCTTCCGTCGTGCCGGACGCGCTGGTCGGACTGTGCTGGCCCGCGGTCTTCGCCGCCATCGGCGACGCGAAGACAACGGACGGCACCGGTGTGATCGAGGGTCTGCTCTCGCTCGTACATCTGGATCACGCCGCTCACCTGATGGCTGATCTGCCTGCGGAGAGTGCCGAACTGACCGTCACCGCAACGGCTTCCGCGGCTATCGACACCGAGGTGGGCCGGGTTGTCCCAGTTGACGTCACCGTGGCGGCAGCCGATGGCGCCGTGCTGGCCACTCTGCAGGAGCGGTTCGCCATCCTGGGCCGCAACGGAGCCGCCGAGCTCACCGACCCGGTGCGGGCTGGTGGCGCGCTCTCCGAGCATGAGGTGGACACCACGCGTCGTCGCCGTCGTGATGTCAAGATCTTCGCGCCCACCGATATGAGTGCGTTCGCGGTGGTCTCGGGCGATCACAACCCGATCCACACCGACAAGTCCGCGGCGCTGCTGGCCGGCCTGGGATCGCCCATCGTGCACGGCATGTGGCTCTCGGCTGCCGCCCAGCACGTGGTCACCTCGGCCGACGCCTCCAGCACGCCGCCACGCACCCTGATCGGCTGGACCTCCCGCTTCCTGGGCATGGTGCAGCCGGGTGACGAGGTAGACATCCGTGTGGATCGGGTCGGAATCGACTCCGGGGCGGAGGTTGTCGAGGTTCAGGCCAAGGTGGGCGCCGACCTGGTGATGTCGGCCACCGCGCGGCTCGCGGCACCGAAGACGGTGTACGCCTTCCCGGGGCAGGGCATCCAGCACAAGGGCATGGGCATGGACGTGCGCTCGCGTTCCAAGGCCGCCCGCAAGGTCTGGGACAAGGCCGACAAATTCACCCGCGATCGCCTCGGCTTTTCGGTGCTGCACGTGGTCAAAGACAACCCGACCAGCCTCATCGCCGGTGGCGTGCACTATCAGCACCCCGAGGGCGTGTTGTATCTGACGCAGTTCACCCAGGTCGCCATGGCGACCGTCGCGGCGGCGCAGATCGCGGAAATGAAGGAGTCGGGATCGTTCGTCGAGGACGCCATCACCTGTGGTCACTCCGTGGGCGAGTACACCGCGCTGGCGACGGTCAGCGGGGTCATCGAACTGGAAGGTCTGCTGGAGGTCGTGTTCCACCGCGGATCGGCGATGCACGACATCGTGCCGCGAGATGAGCTGGGGCGCAGTAACTACCGTCTGGCCGCGATCCGGCCGTCGCAGATCGGTCTGGACGACGCCGACGTGGATGCGTTTGTCGCCGAGATTGCCGAGCGCAGCGGCGAATTCCTGCAGATTGTGAACTTCAACTTGCGCGGCTCGCAGTACGCGATCGCCGGCACGGTGCGTGGTCTGGAACTGCTGGAGGCCGAGGTCGAAAGGCGCCGTGAAGAGTTCGGCGGCCGGCGCTCGTTCATCCTGGTGCCCGGCATCGACGTGCCGTTCCACTCCAAGGTGCTGCGGGTCGGTGTCGCCGAGTTCCGTCGGTCGCTGGAGCGGGTGCTGCCGATGGACGGCGACCCGAACCTGATCATCGGCAAGTACATCCCGAACCTGGTGCCCAAGCCGTTCACCCTGGACCGCGAATTCATCCAGGAGATCCGCGATCTGGTTCCGGCCGAACCGCTTGACGAGGTGCTTGCAAACTACGACACCTGGCGTAACGAGAAGCCGGTCCTGTTGTGCCGCAAGGTTCTTATCGAACTATTGGCATGGCAGTTCGCGAGCCCGGTGCGGTGGATCGAGACCCAGGATCTGCTGTTCACGGAGGAGGCCGCGGGCGGTCTTGGCGTGGAGCGCTTCGTCGAGGTGGGCGTGAAGTCGGCGCCGACGGTCACCGGGCTGGCCAACAACACGCTGAAGCTGCCCGAATACAGCCACAGCTCCATCGAGGTGCTCAACGTCGAGCGTGATCATGCGGTGCTGTTCGGAACGGACAGCGATCCCGAACCCGAGCCCGAAATCGAAGAACCGGTGGAAAGCACTGCGGCTGCCTCCGGTTCCGTCGAGGCAGCTCCGGCTCCTGCCGCAGCTCCCGCAGCCCCCAGCGGCGGTCCGCGTCCGGACGACCTCGGGTTTGACGCCTCCGACGCCACCCTGGCGCTGATCGCGTTGTCTACCAAGATGCGCATCGACCAGATCGAGCCGGTGGACTCCATCGAGAGTCTCACCGACGGTGCCTCCTCGCGCCGCAACCAGCTGTTGGTGGACCTGGGGTCCGAACTGAACCTCAGCGCGATCGACGGTGCCGCGGAAGCCGATTTGTCGGGGCTGCGTGTGCAGGTCACCAAGTTGGCACGCACCTACAAGCCTTTCGGCCCGGTGCTTTCGGACTCGATCAACGATCAGCTCAAGACGGTCTTCGGCCCGTCGGGCAAGCGTCCCACCGCTATCGCCGAGCGCGTCACCAAGACCTGGGAACTCGGACCGGGCTGGGTCAAGCACGTCACCGTCGAACTGGCACTGGGTACCCGCGAGGGCACCAGCGTCCGTGGCGGAGACCTCGGTGGTCTGGCACCCAGCACGCTGGCCGACGGCAATGCCGTGGATACCGCGATCGACGCCGCGGTGGCGGCGGTGGCCGGCCGTCATGGTGTGGGCGTGACGCTGCCCTCGGCGGGTGGCGGCGGCGGTGCAACCGTCGACGCAGCCGCGCTGAGCGAGTTCACCGACCAGATCACCGGTCGCGACGGGGTGCTGGCCTCGGCCGCCCGTCTGGTGCTGGACCAGCTCGGCCTGTCGGCCCCGGTTGCCGTTCCCGACGGCGCCACCGACACCGAGCTCGTCGAGTTGGTTTCTGCCGAATTGGGTTCGGACTGGCCGCGGTTGGTGGCGCCGACATTCGATGGCAAGAAGGCTGTGGTGTTCGACGACCGCTGGGCCAGCGCTCGCGAAGACCTCGCGCGGTTGTGGATCACCGAGGAAAGCGAGATCGACGGCCAGTGGGAGAGCTTAGGCCTGCAATTCGAGGGCGCCGGGCATGCCGTTGCCACACAGGCCAATTGGTGGCAGGGCAAGTCGCTGGCGCAGGGCCGCAATGTCCACGCCTCGCTGTACGGGCGGATCGCCGCCGGTGCCGAGAGCCCCGAGCAGGGCAAGTGGGGCAGCGAAGTCGCGGTGGTGACCGGTGCTTCCAAGGGCTCGATCGCCGCGTCGGTGGTGGCTGCGCTGCTGTCCGGTGGTGCCACGGTCATCGCGACCACATCGCGTCTTGACGAGGACCGGTTGGCGTTCTATCGCAATCTGTACCGGGAGAGCGCACGTTTTGGCGCCAAGCTCTGGGTGGTGCCGGCCAACATGGCCTCGTACGCCGACATCGACGCGCTGGTGCAGTGGGTGGGCACCGAGCAGTCCGAAAGTCTTGGGCCGATGTCGATTCACCTCAAGGATGCGCAGACCCCGACGCTGCTGTTCCCGTTCGCCGCGCCGAAGGTGGTGGGGGATCTGTCGGAGGCCGGCTCGCGCGCCGAGATGGAGATGAAGGTGCTGCTGTGGGCCGTGCAACGGCTCATCGGCGGGCTGTCGGCCATCGGTGCCGAGCGCGATATCGCCTCGCGTCTGCACGTGGTGCTGCCCGGTTCGCCGAACCGCGGCATGTTCGGTGGCGATGGCGCCTACGGCGAGTCCAAGGCGGCACTCGACGCGCTGGTCACCCGCTGGAAGGCGGAGTCTTCGTGGGCATCACGAGTCAGCTTGGCGCACGCGCTGATCGGCTGGACTCGCGGCACCGGTCTGATGGGTCACAACGACGCCATCGTCACCGCCGTCGAAGAAGCGGGAGTCACCACGTACTCCACCGCGGACATGGCATCGATGCTGCTGGCGCTGTGCACCCCGGAGGCGCGGGTACAGGCCGCGCAGGCACCGGTGGAGAAGGACCTCACCGGTGGGCTGGCCGAGGTCCAGCTCGATATGGCCGAGCTGGCCGCCAAGGCCCGCGAGGACCTGGAAAGCAGAGCAGCCAAGTCCAATGAAATCGATGACGAGGACGACCCGAATGTGATTGCGGCACTGCCATCTCCGCCGCGCGGGTACACTTCGACGCTGCCGCCGGAGTGGGCCGACCTCGACGTCGACCCCGCCGACCTGGTGGTCATCGTTGGCGGTGGCGAGCTAGGTCCGTTGGGCTCGTCGCGTACCCGCTACGAGATGGAGGTCGACGACGAGCTATCGGCGGCCGGCGTGCTGGAGCTCGCCTGGACCACCGGGCTGGTCAAGTGGGAGAACGATCCCGAGGCCGGCTGGTACGACACCGAAACCGGTGAGTTGGTGCCGGAGGCAGAGCTAGTCGAGCGATACCACGACAAGGTGGTCGCCAACATCGGTGTCCGCGAGTTCGTGGACGACGGCGCCATTGACCCCGATCACGCGTCGCCGCTGCTGGTTTCGGTGTTCCTGGACAAGGACTTCACCTTCACGGTGTCGACCGAGGCCGAGGCTCGGGAGTTCGTCAAGTGGGATCCCGAGCACACGGTGATTCAGCCGTTGGCCGATGGCAGCGACTGGCAGGTGACCCGCAAGTCCGGCACCGAGGTGCGGGTGCCGCGCAAGACCAAGCTGTCGCGGACCGTGGGTGCGCAGATCCCGACCGGTTTCGATCCCACGGTGTGGGGCATCACCCCCGACATGGTCAGCTCGATCGACCGGGTGGCGCTGTGGAACATGGTTGCGACGGTGGATGCGTTCCTGTCGGCGGGCTTCACCCCGACGGAGCTGATGCGCTGGGTGCACCCGAGTCAGGTGGCCAACACTCAGGGCACCGGCATGGGCGGCATGACCTCGATGCAGACCATGTATCACGGAAATCTGTTGGGCCGTAACAAGCCGAACGACATCCTGCAAGAGGTTCTGCCGAATGTCGTTGCCGCACACGTGGTGCAGTCCTACGTGGGTTCCTATGGTGCGATGATCCACCCCGTGGCGGCGTGCGCCACCGCGGCGGTGTCCGTCGAGGAAGGTGTCGACAAGATCCGGCTCGGCAAGGCGCAACTGGCGCTGGCCGGCGGGTTCGACGACCTGACACTGGAAGCCATCATCGGATTCGGCGACATGGCCGCGACCGCCGATACCGAGATGATGCGCGCCAAGGGCATTGCGGACAAGCGGTTCTCGCGTGCCAACGACCGTCGTCGTCTCGGCTTCGTGGAGGCCCAGGGTGGTGGCAGTGTGCTGCTGGCGCGCGGCGATCTGGCCTTGAAGATGGGCCTGCCGGTGCTCGCGGTGGTGGCGTACGCACAGTCATTCGGTGACGGTGTGCACACCTCCATCCCGGCTCCGGGCCTGGGCGCACTGGCGGCCGGACGTGGCGGCAAGGATTCGGATCTGGCCCGCGCGCTGAACAAGCTGGGTGTCACCGCCGACGACATCGCCGTCATCTCCAAGCACGACACGTCGACCCTTGCCAACGATCCGAACGAGACTGAGCTGCATGAGCGGCTCGCGGCCTCGCTGGGGCGCTCGGACGGCGCACCGCTGTTCATCATCTCCCAGAAGAACCTGACCGGCCATGCCAAGGGCGGTGCCGCGGTGTTCCAGATGCTGGGCCTGTGCCAGGTGTTGCGCGACGGCGTCATTCCGCCGAACCGCAGCCTGGACTGCGTCGACGACGAGCTGTCCACCAGCCAGCACTTCGTGTGGCTGCGCGAGTCGCTGCCGCTGAAGGAGAAGCTGCCGCTGAAGGCGGGCCTGGTGACCAGCCTCGGCTTCGGTCACGTGTCGGGTCTGGTGGCGCTGGTGCATCCGCAGGCGTTCATCGCCTCGCTGCGGCCGGAGGATCGTGCCGATTACGAGACACGTTCGCGTGAACGCGTTCTCGCCGGTCAGCGCCGCCTGGCATCGGCCATGGCCGGCGGTCGTCCGATGTACGAGCGGCCCGATGGTCGGCGCTTCGACCACGATCACGACGAGTCGGAAAAGCGTCAGGAAGCCTCGATGCTGTTGGATCCGGGTGCGCGCCTGAGTGAGGACGAGGTCTACCACCGGTGA
- a CDS encoding alpha/beta fold hydrolase, with product MTTADGRALHYQVAGSGEPTVVFESGMGFSRTAWGLVQPLVARRLRSVVYDRANLGRSDDDPAPRTLERITGDLDALLTALGSGPYILVGHSYGGTIALAATATEPSRIAGVVLVDHSDENLEAYYRPASPGMRLLGLAHRAALDILGRVGLLPHVVRRMMPRMPRDVLDDMVSEDLTPRARRAANEEDRRFVAGMTELRSNPPALDGVPVTVISGARAELLNEETRSELNAAHQMTARRLGARHVVARKSGHQVVLTEPRLIADEVFRIAGA from the coding sequence GTGACCACTGCCGACGGGCGTGCGTTGCATTATCAGGTGGCCGGCAGTGGTGAACCGACCGTTGTCTTCGAATCGGGAATGGGATTCTCGCGCACGGCATGGGGTTTGGTGCAACCCCTTGTCGCTCGGCGGCTTCGGTCGGTGGTCTACGACCGTGCCAATCTGGGACGCAGCGATGACGATCCCGCGCCGCGCACGCTGGAACGCATCACCGGGGATCTGGATGCGCTGCTGACGGCGCTCGGATCGGGCCCGTACATCCTGGTGGGCCACAGCTATGGCGGCACCATCGCCCTGGCCGCCACGGCGACCGAGCCGTCGCGTATCGCGGGCGTCGTGCTTGTCGATCACTCTGACGAGAACCTCGAGGCGTACTACCGCCCGGCCTCGCCGGGCATGCGGCTTCTTGGCCTGGCCCACCGCGCGGCGCTGGACATATTGGGCCGGGTGGGTTTGTTGCCTCATGTGGTTCGCCGCATGATGCCCCGGATGCCACGCGATGTCCTCGACGACATGGTGTCCGAAGATCTCACGCCGCGGGCCAGGCGAGCCGCCAATGAGGAGGACCGCCGGTTTGTCGCGGGCATGACAGAGCTGCGCAGTAACCCGCCTGCCCTCGACGGCGTCCCCGTCACCGTCATATCGGGTGCGCGCGCGGAACTTCTCAACGAGGAGACGCGGTCGGAGTTGAACGCCGCACACCAAATGACCGCACGTCGCCTCGGGGCACGTCATGTTGTCGCCCGCAAATCCGGGCATCAAGTTGTGCTGACCGAACCGCGCTTGATCGCCGACGAGGTGTTTCGGATTGCCGGCGCCTAG